In Aquincola tertiaricarbonis, the genomic stretch GCCGGTGCCGTGCAGCACCGCGTGTTGGTAGATGGCGGTGATGGCGGGCAGGTCAGCGGCCGTGCTCGGGCGAATCAGCAGATTGGTCATGCACAACAGTTTATAATGCGCGGTTTCGGCGCTGGCCGGCGGCAGAGGGGTTCCACCCATCCACCGCTTTGGCGTATCTACAGCACCGAGCCCGTGGCGACCGGCCCGCAACCTGCGGCTGGCGCCTTTCACGATTGCCAGACCTGGTGGTGTCTCCCCGGTGAGGCGGTCGATTCGCAGGAATCTCCGAGGAAACACAATGGTTGTCATCCGTCTGGCCCGTGGCGGCTCCAAGAAGCGCCCCTTCTACAACATCGTCGTTGCCGATGCGCGTGAGCGTCGCGACGGCCGCTTCATCGAGCGCGTCGGTTTCTACAACCCCGTGGCTTCCGGCGCTGCCGAGTCGCTGCGCGTGGCGCAAGACCGCGTGACCTACTGGAAGGGCGTTGGCGCCCAGCTGTCGCCCACCGTCGCCCGCCTGGTGGGCAACGCCAAGACCGCTGCCTGAGACACGGATTCCGGCCGATGAACGCCACCACGCCTGCACCGGGCGATACCGCCTGGCCTGAAGACGCGGTGGAGGTCGGCCGGATCCTCGGGCCCTGGGGCATCAAGGGCGCGCTCAAGGTGCTGCCTTACGCGTCCGACCCCAAGGCCTTGTTCTCGTCGCGGCGCTGGTTCATCCAGCCGGGCCACCGGCTGCTGAAGATCACCGGCGCCCGCGACCACGGCGATGGCGTCGTGGCCACCGCCCAGGAAGTGCCCGACCGCAATGCCGCCGAAGCGCTCAAGGGCGCCCAGGTGTTCGTGTCGCGCAGCAGCTTCCCCACCCCTTCGGAAGGTGAGTACTACTGGGTCGACCTGATCGGCCTGGAGGTCTACAACCGCGAAGGGGCCCATCTCGGCATGGTCACCGACCTGCTGAGCACCGGCCCGCACAGCGTGCTGAAGCTGCGCCCGGCCGATGCGCCGGCCGACGCTGGCGGCGAAGCCGCTGAACGCCTCATTCCTTTCGTCGACGCCTACGTCGACCAGGTGGACCTGCCGGCCCGCCGCATCACCGTTGACTGGGGCCTGGATTACTGAGGCCGCTCGCCGAATGCCATGCGCTTCGACGTCCTGACGCTGTTTCCCGAGCTGTTCACCCCGCACCTGTCGCTGGGCGTGACGCGCCGCGCCTATGAATCGGGTGCGGTGGACGTGCGCCTGTGGCCGCTGCGCGACTATGGCGAGGGCACCTACCGCCGCGTCGACGACCGGCCCTTCGGTGGCGGCCCCGGCATGGTGATGCTGGCCGATCCGCTGGCCCGTGCGCTGGCCGAGGTGCGGGCGCAGCGGGCCGATGCGGTGCCGCTGATCCATTTTTCGCCCACCGGCCGGCCCATCACCCAGGCGCTGGTGCGCGAAATGGCCGCCGGCCCCGGCGCCGTGCTGCTGTGCGGCCGCTACGAGGGCATCGACCAGCGCTTCCTCGATCGCCACCAGCACATCGAGCTGAGCCTGGGCGACTTCATCCTTTCCGGCGGCGAATTGCCCGCGATGGCGCTGCTGGACGCGATCGCGCGGCTGCAGCCCGGCGTGCTCAACGATGCCGCCTCGCACGAGCAGGACAGCTTCTCGGAAGACGGCCTGCTGGACTGCCCGCACTACAGCCGGCCCGAAAGCTGGCAGCACGCGGGCGAAGATGTGCCGGTGCCGCCGGTGCTGCTGTCGGGCCACCATGCGCAGATCGCGCGCTGGCGGCGCGAGCGTTCGCTCGAACTGACGGCCCGCCGCCGGCCGGAACTGATCGATGCCGCGCGGGCGGCAGGGCGCCTTTCGAAGGCCGACGAGCGCTTCCTGGCCGCGCTCACGCTATAATCGCAGGCTTTTCACCGATCCTCTGCCGGGCGCGACGCCTGCGTTGCACCCAAGAACCAAAGCGCCGGCACGATCATTTGGAGAATTTTGTGAACCTGATCCAAACCCTCGAGCAAGAAGAAATTGCTCGCCTGAACAAGACCATTCCGGCGTTCGCGCCCGGCGACACGGTGATCGTGAGCGTCAATGTGGTCGAAGGCACCCGCAAGCGCGTGCAGGCCTACGAAGGCGTGGTCATCGCCAAGCGCAACCGCGGCCTGAACAGCAGCTTCATCGTGCGCAAGATCTCCAGCGGCGAAGGCGTGGAACGTACGTTCCAGCTGTACAGCCCGCTGATCTCCAGCATCGAAGTCAAGCGCCGTGGTGACGTGCGCCGCGCCAAGCTGTACTACCTGCGCCAGCGTTCGGGCAAGTCGGCACGGATCAAGGAAAAGCTGTCCTGATCGTGCTTGCGTGCTAGCTTCGGGCTGGTGCTGCAACGACGCAAAGCCGCCTCCGGGCGGCTTTGTCGTTCCTGGCCTATCCTCACCGCCCCATGAGCCGACCCGCCATCCGTGATCCGCATGCCGTGCCCATCGTCGCCATCGACGATGCGCTGCCCCCCATCGATCCCGGGCTGCTGACGGCTGGCGCGCTGCGTGAGCGCTTCGCCGAAGCCCGCGGCTGGACGCCCGAGTTCACCGGCGACGGCGCGTCTTCGGGCCGGGAGCCGGCCTTCGCCTCCGTGCTGGTGCCGCTGGTCGACCGGCCCGAGGGCTTGTCGGTGCTGCTCACGCAGCGCACCGCACACCTGCGCGACCATGCCGGGCAGGTGAGCTTTCCGGGTGGCCGGGCCGAGCCCACCGATGTCGACGTGATCGACACCGCGCTGCGCGAGGCCGAAGAAGAGGTGGGCCTGGCCCGCCGGCATGTGGAGGTGATGGGCACGCTGCATCCGTACAGCACCGTCACCAACTTCGTGGTCACGCCGGTGGTGGGCCTGGTGCGGCCGGGCTTTGAACTCACGCTCGATCCGTTCGAGGTGGCGTCGGCCTTCGAGGTGCCGCTGGCCTTTCTGATGACGCCGGCCAACCACCGCCGCCACCGCTTCGAGTACGACGGCCAGGCGCGCCATTTCCTGTCGATGCAGTGGGAAGGCCCGGCCGCCGACGGCCGCCAGCAGGCCTTTTTCATCTGGGGCGCCACAGCCTCGATGCTGCGCAACCTCTATCGGTTCCTGGCAGCCTAGTTGGCATCGCTATCATCGTGGGCGATGAGTTTCTTCGCCGTCCTTTTTGCGCTGCTGATCGAACAGCTCAAGCCGCTGCCGCGTGACAACTGGGTGCACGACTCGCTGATCTCCTGGGTCGGCTGGAGCGGGCGCAACTTCGATGCGGGCAAGTCGCACCACGCCTGGGTGGTCTGGGGCGTCACCGTCATCGCCCCCGCGCTGCTGGCCTGGGGCCTCTTCGCCGCCATCGCGCACTACAGCCTGCTGCTGGCCCTGGCCTTCAACGTCGGCGTGCTGTACCTGACGCTGGGCTTCCGCCAGTTCAGCCACTTCTTCACCGACATCCGCGACGCGCTGGACCGCGGCGACGAGAACGAGGCCCGCCGCCTGCTGGCCGAGTGGCGCCACCTGGACGCCAGCGAGCTGCCCCGCACCGAGCTGATGCGGCACGTGATCGAGCATTCGCTGCTGGCTGCGCACCGCCATGTGCTGGGCGTGTTCTTCTGCTTCATCGTGCTGTCGGCCTTTGGCATGGGCCCGGCGGGCGCCGTGCTGTACCGCATGGCCGAGTTCGCCAGCCGCTACTGGGCCTACCGGCAGCGGGCGCTGCAGGCGCCTTCCAACGACCGGCTGCGCGAGATCTCGCAGCGCATGTTCTCGCTGATCGACCATGTGCCGGCTCGCCTGACGGCCTTCGGCTTCGCGGTGGTGGGCAACTTCGAGGAAGCCATCAACGTCTGGCGGCGCGACGCCGGCCTGTGGCTGCATGCCAATGAGGGCATCATCCTGTCGGCCGCCGCCGGCGCGCTGAGCGTGCAGCTGGGCGGTGGCGCCGCGCCGGGCATCACGCCCGACCGTTCCAAGACCTTCGAGAGCGGCGTCGACCCCGACGCGATGCGGGCCGCGGGCGTCACGCCCGGCCTGCCGCCGCAACTGGGGCACCTGCAAAGCCTGGTGGGCCTGGTGTGGCGCTCGGTGGTGCTGTGGATGCTGCTGGTGGCCTTGTTGAGCCTCGCCAACGTGTTGGGTTGATGTCTGCTCAGCGATGGCTGCTGCGCGACAGCTCGTCGAACAGCTCGCCATAGATGCGGTAGCGCGAGGGGCTGATGTCGCCGCGCTCCACCGCCGCCCGCACGCCGCAGCCGGGCTCCTGCCGGTGGGTGCAGTTGTAGAAGCGGCAGTCGCCGATGTGGGCGCGCAGGTCGGGCATCAGCCGCGGCAGGCGTTGCACGTCGATCTGCTGCAGGCCGAATTCCTGGAAGCCCGGTGAATCGATCAGCGCGGTGCCGGCCGGCCGGTCCACCCAGTACCAGCGGGTGGTGGTGGTGGTGTGGCGGCCCGAGTTCAGCGCGGTGGAAATCTCGCCCACCTGCGCTGCGGCCTCTGGCACCATCAGGTTGATCAACGTGCTCTTGCCGGTGCCGCTGGGGCCCAGCACCAGGGTCGTGCGGCCGGCCAGCAGAGGGCCGAACAGCGCCCGTGCGGCCTCGGCGTCGTGCTTGATCGAGCAGTCGTGCACCTCCACGCCCATCGCGCGGTAGGGTGCCAGCCGCTCGCGGGCCAGCGCGGCCTGCGGCAGGTCGGCCTTGTTCAGCACCACGCACACGTCGATGCCGGCGTCCTCCGCGGCGATCAGCGCACGGGTGAGCTGCGACTCGCTGAACATCGGGTCGCCCGCCACCAGCACGATGATGCGGTCGAGGTTGGCCGCGAAGCTCTTGGTCTTCCATTCGTCCTGGCGGAACAGCAGGTTGCGCCGCGGGTCGATCTTCTGGATGACGCCTTCGTCCTCACCGCCCGAGCCGGTGGGCTGCCAGCGCACGCGGTCGCCCACCACGCAGTCGCTTTTTTTGCCGCGCGGGTGGCAGGTCAGGCGGGTGCCTTCGGGCGTCTCGACGATGAAGTGGCGGCCGTGCGCCGCCACCACCAGGCCGGGCGCCGTCATGCGCCCTGCAGCCGCAGCGCGGCCAGCCGTTCGGTGGCCGGCGGGTGCGAGTAGTAAAAGCGCACGTACAGCGGATCGGGCGTCAGCGTGGAGGCGTTGTCCTCGTGCAGCTTGAGCAGCGCACTGGCCAGGTCGCGGCCGTCGGCCTGGGCGCAGGCATAGGCGTCGGCCTCGAACTCATGCTTGCGCGAGCTGCGCGCCGCCAGCGGCCCCAGCAGGAAAGTGAAGGGCGGCAGCGCCAGCATGAACAGCAGCAGTGCCAGCGCATCGTTGGGCGCCAGCAGGTTGGGCTGCACGCCCAGGCCGGTGAAGAACCAGGTCTGCTGCGACAACCAGCCCAGCAGCGCCAGGCCCAGCAGGCTCATGCCGAACACCATGGCCATGCGCTTTTGCACATGGCGGTGCTTGAAGTGGCCCAGCTCATGCGCCAGCACCGCCTCCACCTCGCCGGGCGACAGCTTGTTGAGCAGCGTGTCGAAGAACACCACCCGCTTGGCCGCACCCAGGCCGGTGAAGTAGGCATTGGCGTGGGCCGAGCGGCGGCTGCCGTCCATCACGTACAAGCCCTTGGCCGCGAAGCCGCAGCGCTGCATCAGCGATTGCACGCGGGCCTTCAGCGATTCATCGGGCAGTGGCTCGAACTTGTTGAACAGCGGCGCGATGACGGTGGGGTACAGCACCAGCAGCAGCAGCTGAAAACCCGTCCAAGCCGCCCAGGCCCACAGCCACCACAGGCTGCCGGTGGCGCCCATGATCCACAGGATGAGCGCGGCCAGCGGCAGACCGATCACCGCCGCCACCAGCAGGCCCTTGAGGGTGTCGGCCGCCACCATGCGCCAGGTCATGCGGTTGAAGCCGAAGCGCTGCTCGATGCGGAAGGTGTTGTACAGGTCGAAGGGCAGTTCCAGCGCGCCGGCGATCAGCGCGAAAGTGGCCAGCAGGCTCAGCTGGTAGGCCATGTCGCCCCAGCGCGGCTGCACGGTGGCCACCAGCCAGCCGTTGAGCATGTCCAGCCCGCCCAGCAGCGTCCAGCCCAGCAGCACCAGGGTGGCGAAGGCCGTGGACAGCAGGCCGAAGCGGCCCTTGGCCAGGGTGTAGTCGGCCGCACGCTGGTGCGCCGCCAGCGTGACGGTGGTGGCGAAGGCCGGCGGCACCTGGTTGCGATGGGCGGCCACGTGGCGCATCTGGCGCGATGCGAGCCAGAACTTGACGCCCATCGCCGCCAGCAGGGCCACGGCAAAGAGCAAAGACAGCAGGAGGGCTTGCATGCCCGGGAGTGTAGGGCTGCGACAATCGGCCGTTTCCCCGACCTGCCGTGCCATGACCGACACCACGACTCCCAGCCTCGCCAAGAGCGACCAGAACCTGATCTGGATCGACCTCGAGATGACCGGTCTCTTCCCGAACACCGACCGCATCATCGAGATTGCCGTCGTCGTCACCGACCCGCAGCTGCAGGTGCGCATCGAAGGCCCGGTGTTCGCCATCCACCAGAGCGACGCCACGCTGGACGCGATGGACGCCTGGAACAAGGGCACCCACGGTCGCAGCGGCCTGATCGACCGCGTCAAGGCCTCCACCGTGAACGAGGCCCATGCCGAGGCCGAGGTGATCGCCTGGCTGGCGCAGTACCTGCCCGCCGGCAAGAGCCCGATGTGCGGCAACTCCATCTGCCAGGACCGCCGCTTCCTGGCCAACTACATGCCGGCGCTGGAAGCCTTCTTCCACTACCGCAACCTGGACGTCAGCACGCTGAAGGAGCTGGCCAAGCGCTGGAAGCCGGAGATCCTGGCCGGCTTCAAGAAGGCGCAGGCGCACACCGCGCTGGCCGACATCCATGAGTCGATCGACGAACTGGCCTACTACCGCCAGCACCTGCTGTCGGTGGCTTGAACACGCTTTCTCCGTTCAGGGCTTGGTGAAAACCCGGATTCACCGTAGAATCCGCGCTTCGGCTGATCGCTGCATTGTCTTGATCAGCCGTTTCGTTCATCCCCACTGACTCTGTGGCCGGGCAATCTGCCCGGAAGCCCCTCTCGGGGCGCGGGTCGGCGGCGATGCCGTCGCTTGGGCCCGTTTGTCACTGTGCGGCACTCCTTGGCTGAGTTGCCCGTCGAGCGTTCCTGTTGCTGCGACCTGACCCCGGCTGCACGCCCGTGCGGCCCGCGCAAGCTTTGGCCTGCGCGCCGAGAGAAGAGAAAGCGTTCCATGTTCACTGAATCCAACACCCCCGCCGCCGACACCCCGGCGGGCGACGGCGAAACCAACGGCTTCGCCGCCCTGGGCCTGCATGCCGCGCTGGTGCGCGCCGTGGCCGACTCGGGCTACTCGCAGCCCACCGAAGTGCAATCGCGCGCCATTCCGTCGGCCCTGCAGGGTCAAGACCTGCGTGTGTCGTCCAGCACCGGCAGCGGCAAGACCGCTTCCTTCGTGCTGCCCGCGCTGAGCCGCGTGCTGGCCGCCCGTGGCGACGGCAAGCGCCGTGAAAAGGGCGTGGTGCATGGCCCGCGCGTGCTGGTGCTGGCCCCCACCCGCGAACTGGCGATGCAGGTCTCCAAGGCCGCTTCCACCTACGGCACCCACGTGCAAGGCCTGCGCGTGGCCACGGTCGTGGGCGGCGTGCCCTACGGCGCCCAGCTCAAGGCCCTGCGTGGCCCGCTGGACGTGCTGATCGCCACCCCCGGCCGCCTGATGGACCACATGGCCAGCGGCAAGGCCATCCTGGCCAACGTCGAACTGCTGGTGCTGGACGAAGCCGACCGCATGCTGGACATGGGCTTCATCGACGACATCCGCCACATCGCCGAATCGCTGCCCGAGCAGCGCCAGACGATGATGTTCAGCGCCACCTTCGCCGGCCACGTGGGCCGCCTGGCCTCGGAGCTGCTGCGTGACGATGCGCAGACCATCGACGTCGCCTCGCACACCGACACGCACGAGAACATCGAGCAGCGCCTGCACTGGGCCGACAACGGCCAGCACAAGAATGCGCTGCTGGACCACATCCTGGCCGACCGCGACATGGAGCAGGCCGTGGTGTTCACCAGCACCCAGCGTGACGCCGACTGGCTGGCCGACCGACTGGCCGACATGGGCCATCACGTGGCTTCGCTGCACGGTGGCATGCCGCAAGGCCGCCGCAACCGCGTGCTGCAAGGCCTGCGCACCCGTCACCTGCGCGTGCTGGTGGCCACCGACGTGGCCGCCCGCGGCATCGACGTGCCCACCATCAGCCACGTGATCAACTACGGCCTGCCGATGAAGGCCGAGGACTATGTGCACCGTATCGGCCGCACCGGCCGTGCCGGTCGCAACGGCCTGGCCATCACGCTGGCCGAGGCGCCGGACGCCGGCATGATCCGCCGCATCCAGCAGTTCACGACGCAGCAGATCCCGGTGGCCACGATCGAAGGCCTGGAGCCGCAGAAGCCGGCGCCGCGCCTGTTCGCGCAGCGCCGTGAAGGCTTCGGTGGCGACCGTCCGCGTGGTCGTCCGTTCAACAAGGGCGGCTTCCGCTCGGGTGGCGGCGATCGCCCGGCCTTCGGCGGCCCGCGCTCGGGTGGCGGCTTCAAGTCGTCGCCGCGCCAGCGTTGATCTGATTCAGCGCTGCTGAAACAAAAAGGGCTCGCCATCGGCGAGCCCTTTTTTCTTGGTGCGCCCGGCAGGGCGCACCTACTTGGAGGTGCAAGTCCTCCACCAGCCCGGCAAGGGGAATGGTTAGCCGAAGGCAAGGGCTACGTGGGCGACTGCGGGTCTGAAGGAAGCCGGATGGCAAAGCGCTGGCCTGACGAACAGGAAGCGGATACGAGGCGACGCGCTGGGGTGAGATGGCCAAATTCATCAAAGCCCGGTACTTGCACGGAACGGTGCGTCGTATATCCGACAGGCATAAGCGTGAAGGTGGGTGCGCAATACCCGGGGAGATCTGAATGTGTGCCCGAAGGGGCTACCGGCGTCGAGAGGCGGCGGGATGCGCGCTCAGAAGTCAGCCGAGGCCATAGTAGGTGCCAGCACGGACCGAAGGGCTGAACGAGTAAGACCGAGAGTAGGACGATCGATCTTGACGCCTATCGATGATGCAGAAGCTGCCCTGGGCTGTTGCTTTGGGCAGGCCGAGCGCCAAGCAACCGGACGGAATCCGGGGAGTGCGCGCGACGGTGCGGAGATGGGCGCAGCGACGGACGGGCAAACGAAATCGGAGGGCTGCCGGCTCATGGAGCGGGTGGTCGAACGCAGCAACATGCAAAAGGCGTACAGCCAGGTCATGAGTAACCGCGGGGCGCCCGGCATCGACGGGCTGCGCTGCGAAGACCTCAAGGGCTGGCTGCAAAGCCATTGGCAAAGTGTGAAGGGGGCGCTGCTGGACGGCACGTACCTGCCACGCGCGGTGCGCCGAGTGGACATCCCCAAGCCGCAGGGCGGGGTCAGGACGCTGGGCGTGCCCACCGTGGTGGACAGGCTGATCCAGCAGGCGCTGCACCAGGTGATGCAACCGCTGTTCGAGCCGACGTTCTCGCAAGGGAGCTACGGCTTCCGCCCGGGACGCAGCGCGACGCAGGCAGTGGTTCAAGCCGCGAACTACATCCGGGGCGGCAAGCGCTGGGTGGTGGACATGGATCTGGAGAAATTCTTCGACCGTGTGAACCACGACGCGCTCATGCACCGGGTCGCCAGGCGGATCGACGACAGGCGCGTGCTGAAGTTGATCCGGCGCTTCCTGCAAGTGAGCCTGATGGACAACGGAGTCGAGACAGCGAGGACACAGGGCACGCCGCAAGGCGGACCGCTGTCACCGCTGCTGTCGAACATCCTGCTGACCGATCTGGACCGCGAACTGGAGCGGCGCGGACTGGACTTCTGCCGGTACGCGGACGACTGCAACATCTATGTGTCGAGCCTGCGGGCGGGACAACGCGTCATGGACGTGGTGACGAAGTTCCTCTGGGAACGGCTGAAGCTCACGGTGAATGCGACCAAGAGCGCGGTGGCAAGGCCCTGGGGACGCAAGTTCCTGGGCTACAGCGTGACTGCGCACAAGGAGACCCGTCTGCGGATCGCGCCAGAAAGTCTTGCCCGCCTGAGGGCACGGGTCACCGACCTGTGTTTGAAGGGGCGCGGGCAACGCCTGGAGCGGACCATCGAGCAGCTGCGGCCAGTCCTGCGAGGCTGGATGAACTACTTCCAGCACACGCAGGGACGACGGGCGCTCGAAGAGCTGGACACATGGGTGAGGCGTCGCCTGCGCGTCATCGCCTGGAGACAGTGGAAGCGCCCGGCCACACGGGCATCGCGCTTGCGTGCGCTTGGCCTGGACGCGCATCGCGCGTGGAAGTCGAGCGTCAACGGTCGGGGTCCGTGGTGGAACGCGGGGGCCAAACACATGGTGGCGGCCATGCCGCCGAAGCACCTAGCCCGCATGGGGCTGGTCTCGCTGGTGGACATCCACCGGCAACTCCAGCGTCTTACTTGAACCGCCGGATGCGGACCCGCATGTCCGGTGGTGTGAGAGGGCTGAGGGGGTAACCCCTCACCCTACTCGATGCTCGAGCGTCAGACGCCCAGCAACTCCACCTCGAACACCAGGGTGGCGTTCGGGGGGATCACGCCGCCGGCGCCGCGGGCGCCATAGCCCAGGTCGGCCGGGATGGTCAGCACGCGGGTGCCGCCCACCTTCATGCCTTGCACGCCTTCGTCCCAGCCGCGGATGACCATGCCCTGGCCGAGGCCGAACTGGAACGGGTCGTTGCGGTCCTTGCTGGAGTCGAACTTGCGGCCGCGCTGGTTAGGGGCGGCGGGGTCGAACAGCCAGCCGGTGTAGTGCACGGTGACGTGCTGGCCGGCGCGGGCCTCTTCGCCGGTGCCGGGCACGGTGTCTTCGTATTGCAGGCCGGAAGCGGTGGTGACCATGTTGAAAGCGTCCTTCTTGTGTTGTCGGTCGCGCATCATGCCAGCCCCACGAGGCGGGCCCAGGCGGCAGTGGCTTCGGCCAGCCAGCCTTCGGGGCTGGCGGCGTGCAGCGGCGGCAGGCCCAGCGCCACTGCCGCCTGCTGCAGCGCCGCCCGCACATCGGCCGGCGTGTCCAGCAGCAGCGGCGCGGCGCCGTTCTGCTTGGACAGTTTGTGCCCGTCGGCAGCCCGCACCAGCGGCGTGTGCAGGTAGCGCGGCGTGGGCAGGCCCAGCAGCCGCTGCAGGTGGATCTGCCGCGGCGTGTTGTCCGCCAGGTCTTCGCCGCGCACCACGTCGCTGATGGCCTGCGCCGCGTCGTCCACCACCACCGCCAGCTGGTAGGCCCAGAGGCCATCGGCGCGCCGCACGACGATGTCGCCTACCTCGTGCGTCAGGTCCTGCGTGGCCGCGCCCAGCCGGCGGTCTTGCCAGGAGAGGTGCAGCGGCGCTTCATCCGTGCCACAGCGCACCCGCCAGGCGCGCGCCGGCTTGCCGTGCAGGCCATCGCGGCAAGTGCCGGGGTACACCAGCTCACCAAAGCGCTCCGGCGCATGGCCGGCGGCAGCCAGCGCCGCTTCGATGGCCTTGCGCGTGCAGCCGCAGGGGTAGGCGGTGCCCGCCGACTGCAGCCGCGCCAGCGCGGCGGCATAGGCGTCGCTGCGCTGCGACTGCCACAGCGGTGGCTCGTCGCTCACCAGGCCCAGGCGCTGCAGCTGGCCCAGGATGGCCTGGTCGGCACCGGCGATGCAGCGCGGGCCATCCACATCTTCGATGCGCACGAGCCACTGGCCGCCGTGGGCGCGGGCGTCCAGCCAACTCGCCAGCGCCGCCACCAGCGAGCCGGCATGCAGCAGCCCGGTGGGCGAAGGCGCGAAGCGGCCGCGGTAGGGGGCGGAATCGCCGCCCGTGCCTTCGCGGCGGGGGCCGGTGTGGCCGGGCAGGGCGCCCATGCTCAATCCACCCGTTGCGGCAGCCCGGCATGGCGCTCCAGCAGCGCGAGGCGGGTGGCGGGGCTCTCCAGCTGCTGCAGCCACCAGCCCAGCGCCAGGCCTTGCGGGGCCTTCTTGGGCTGCGGCGCTGCCGCGGTGCGCCAAGCGTAGCCCAGGGTCACCGGGTTGCGGCCCCGCTGCACCTGCTTGGTGACCAGGCGGCCGGCGTTCACATGCTCACGCACCAGCGGCTCGGGCAGGAAGCCGCAGCCCAGGCAGCGCATCTGCGCCTCGATCTTGGCCTGCGTGCTGGCCACGGTGAACACGTCCTGGCCGGGCAGCAGGTTCACCGTCAGCGGCGACAGGCGGTGGGCTGAGTCCGCCACGGCCACGGCGCGGTGGCGCACCAGCTCGGCATCGCTGATTGGCTCGGCCATCGTGGCCAGCGGATGGTGCGGCGCCACGGCAAAGACGAACGGCATCTCACCCAGCGGCCGCAGCTCGATGCCCTGCGGCGGCGACACCCCGCTGCCCACGCCGATGGCCAGGTCGGCCTGGCCCGAGACCAGCGCCTCCCAGGTGCCGGCCAGCACCTCGGTGCGCAGCCGCAGCCGGGTGCCGGGCCCGGCCTGCGACTCGTCGGGGCACATCGCGTAGAAGGCTTCGCACAATTCGAACATCGTCAGCCGCGAGATCACGCCATCCACCGCGATGGTGAGCGACGATTCCCAGCCGGTGGCCACGCGCTTGACGCGGTTGGCCACCGCATCCATCTCCGCCAGCAGGCGGCGGCCCTCGTTCAGCAGCTCCTCCCCCGCGGCGGTGAGCCGCGCCTGGCCGGAGCGGCGGTCGAACAACAGCACGTCCAGTGCGTCTTCCAGCTGGCGCACGCTGTAGGTGAGGGCCGAAGGCACCTTGCCCAGCTCGCGGGCGGCGGCAGCAAAACTGCCCAGCCGGCCGATGGCATCCATCATCGTCAGGGCATCGGGCGTGAGGGCATGGCGTCGGTCGGACATGCCTTCATCTTATTTGAACGAACGCTTCACCGGTCTTCGCTTCCGGCCTGGCTGCCGGCTCCTACATTGGATTCACACAAGGAGTACCCAACATGATCACCCTGCGCAAGAGCGAAGACCGCGGATATGCCGACCATGGCTGGCTGAAGAGCTACCACAGCTTCTCGTTCGCCGACTACCACGACCCCAAGCACATGGGTTGGGGCAACCTGCGGGTCATCAACGAGGACCGCGTGGCGGCGGGCACCGGTTTCGGCACCCACGGCCACCGTGACATGGAAATCGTCAGCTACGTGCTGGACGGTGCGCTGGCCCACCAGGACAGCATGGGCAACGGCACTGCAGGCAGCGCCAACAGCGGCGTCATCCGCCCGGGCGACGTGCAGCGCATGACGGCCGGCACCGGCGTGCGGCACAGCGAGTTCAACCACTCGAAGGAGGGCGCGACCCACTTCCTGCAGATCTGGATCCTGCCCGAGCAGCGCAACCTAGCGCCGGGCTACGAACAGAAGCACTTCGATGCCGCCAGCAAGCGCGGCCGGCTGGCGCTGGTGGCGGCGCCCGGCGGCGAGGGCGGGTCGGTGACGCTGAACGCCGATGCCCGCATCCATGCGGGTCTGTTCGACGGCGCTGAGCAGGCGACGCTAGCGCTGGACCCGCGTCGGCCGGCCTATGTGCACCTGGCCCGCGGACAGCTGGACGTCAACGGCCAGACGCTGAAGGCCGGTGATGCCGCCAAGCTGGACGGCGAGGCGCAGCTCACGCTGGCCAACGGCCATGACGCCGAAGTGCTGGTGTTCGAGCTGGCTGCTTGAGCCATTCCCACGGTCCGCCCCGGCGGACCGTGAACTGGATCACCGTCGTCGGCACGGTGCATCCAACAGTGAGGCGAAAGCCCCACACCTCTGCCGACAGGGGCAAAACCTAG encodes the following:
- a CDS encoding LysR family transcriptional regulator → MSDRRHALTPDALTMMDAIGRLGSFAAAARELGKVPSALTYSVRQLEDALDVLLFDRRSGQARLTAAGEELLNEGRRLLAEMDAVANRVKRVATGWESSLTIAVDGVISRLTMFELCEAFYAMCPDESQAGPGTRLRLRTEVLAGTWEALVSGQADLAIGVGSGVSPPQGIELRPLGEMPFVFAVAPHHPLATMAEPISDAELVRHRAVAVADSAHRLSPLTVNLLPGQDVFTVASTQAKIEAQMRCLGCGFLPEPLVREHVNAGRLVTKQVQRGRNPVTLGYAWRTAAAPQPKKAPQGLALGWWLQQLESPATRLALLERHAGLPQRVD
- a CDS encoding pirin family protein; amino-acid sequence: MITLRKSEDRGYADHGWLKSYHSFSFADYHDPKHMGWGNLRVINEDRVAAGTGFGTHGHRDMEIVSYVLDGALAHQDSMGNGTAGSANSGVIRPGDVQRMTAGTGVRHSEFNHSKEGATHFLQIWILPEQRNLAPGYEQKHFDAASKRGRLALVAAPGGEGGSVTLNADARIHAGLFDGAEQATLALDPRRPAYVHLARGQLDVNGQTLKAGDAAKLDGEAQLTLANGHDAEVLVFELAA